A genome region from Arachidicoccus soli includes the following:
- a CDS encoding response regulator transcription factor: MQPKKILIAEDEPLLLKVLEMRLKKEGYHVILSIDGKEALDQIILECPDLVIIDFMMPYYSGLEVLVEIRQQLKLSTPVIILSAMEQEDIKTNALNLGANDYILKPFNPGELLQRIKQLTG, translated from the coding sequence ATGCAGCCAAAGAAGATACTTATCGCCGAAGATGAACCGCTACTTTTAAAAGTGTTGGAGATGCGCTTGAAAAAAGAAGGCTACCATGTTATTCTGTCCATAGACGGTAAAGAAGCGCTCGATCAAATTATATTAGAGTGCCCGGATTTGGTCATCATCGATTTTATGATGCCCTATTATTCTGGATTAGAAGTTCTAGTGGAAATTAGGCAGCAATTGAAATTGTCAACTCCGGTTATTATACTTTCTGCAATGGAGCAAGAAGATATCAAGACTAATGCCTTAAATTTAGGTGCAAATGATTATATTTTGAAGCCCTTCAATCCGGGTGAACTTTTACAGAGAATTAAGCAACTTACTGGATAG
- a CDS encoding Rv1355c family protein: MNHSIDNLIRYTDETYIPVLLRLSKKEDKEIYNSLISNQATFVSNEIKGQLFELVKSRNPSIRMKSEEYPTAIQEHLNGINIDEYGVWVYYPWSKRLVHLLDEAEFIELRTNRNQYKITKEERDILSTKKIGIIGLSVGQSIALTMAMERSCGELRLADFDVLELSNLNRIRSGVHNLGVPKVVIAAREIAEIDPFIKVKIYPEGLNKDNIDNFFNDGATIDAVVEVCDGLDIKIETRYKARSLGIPVIMDTNDKGMLDVERFDLQPERPILHGLADGLNPENIKQLSNEAKIPYILKMVGADTISARMKASMLEVEQSITTWPQLASSVILGGALTTDVCRRILLDQFHDSGRYYVDFENLISDKEVKELVSVEPQNPHHALDSKLIEEQLAGYFKLYPQEPSPVSESFVNAIIKAAIAAPSAGNNQPWKWAQQHNCLFLFHDKYKSWSWGDCFEMGAFMGLGTAIENVRLQAAALGKDTIVEFFPMKEKSDALIATIRFKDLNRNLTALEDLLNSQIFIRCTNRKLGNHDPLQQLFYSKLQEVAAISAPIQLFYIQEDAELGKLGNIIAECDRIRLLNQQGHKEFYQEVRWTHEEAATTRDGIDIASADLSQSEIAGFGIGKDWEAISLLSKWNMGSGLKRMSIKSLKAASGMVLVTIPHFNAEALLEAGQAIERMMLFCTAEKISVHPMLSPIFFLNKLKQGDLQGLTQDNIKLLKELSKEFRNIFGIDEGIHSSADLVFLMKLSKADPSEIKSLRKPKNELFINFDQNN, from the coding sequence ATGAATCACTCTATAGACAATCTGATAAGATATACAGACGAAACCTATATTCCAGTCCTTCTAAGACTTTCTAAGAAGGAAGACAAAGAAATTTATAATAGTCTAATATCCAATCAGGCAACATTTGTTTCCAATGAAATAAAGGGTCAATTATTTGAACTTGTCAAAAGTAGAAACCCTTCTATCCGAATGAAGTCAGAGGAATACCCTACGGCCATTCAAGAGCATTTAAATGGTATCAATATCGATGAGTATGGTGTTTGGGTATATTATCCTTGGAGTAAAAGATTGGTTCATTTACTGGATGAAGCAGAATTTATTGAGCTGCGCACCAATCGAAACCAATACAAAATCACAAAAGAGGAAAGAGATATTTTATCTACAAAAAAGATTGGTATCATAGGCCTTTCTGTTGGGCAGTCCATTGCTTTAACGATGGCCATGGAAAGAAGTTGTGGTGAATTGCGACTGGCTGATTTTGATGTATTGGAATTAAGCAATCTCAACCGTATTCGTTCCGGAGTACATAATCTCGGCGTTCCTAAAGTAGTTATTGCCGCTAGAGAAATTGCTGAAATAGATCCATTTATAAAAGTAAAAATATATCCAGAAGGGTTAAATAAAGATAACATAGACAATTTCTTTAACGATGGGGCAACTATAGATGCAGTAGTGGAGGTTTGTGATGGATTGGATATAAAAATAGAAACCCGTTACAAAGCGCGATCACTTGGAATCCCTGTAATAATGGATACCAACGACAAAGGTATGTTAGATGTTGAGCGCTTTGATTTGCAACCAGAGCGTCCCATTTTACATGGCCTTGCAGACGGTCTTAATCCAGAAAATATTAAGCAGTTAAGTAATGAAGCTAAAATACCTTATATTCTTAAGATGGTAGGTGCTGACACAATTTCTGCAAGGATGAAAGCATCAATGCTGGAAGTTGAGCAGTCTATTACAACTTGGCCACAATTAGCATCTTCTGTAATTCTTGGTGGAGCTCTTACGACTGACGTTTGTCGTCGCATATTATTAGATCAATTTCATGATTCTGGTCGATATTATGTTGATTTTGAAAATTTGATTTCAGATAAAGAAGTAAAAGAATTAGTATCTGTTGAACCTCAAAATCCGCATCATGCACTAGATAGTAAATTAATTGAAGAGCAATTAGCAGGATATTTCAAACTATATCCTCAGGAGCCAAGTCCGGTTTCTGAGTCATTCGTCAATGCTATAATAAAAGCAGCCATTGCAGCTCCTTCAGCTGGGAATAACCAACCTTGGAAATGGGCACAGCAACATAATTGTTTGTTTCTTTTTCACGATAAATACAAGTCTTGGTCTTGGGGCGATTGCTTTGAGATGGGTGCTTTTATGGGATTAGGCACAGCTATTGAAAACGTTCGTTTGCAGGCAGCTGCCTTAGGCAAGGACACTATAGTAGAATTTTTCCCCATGAAAGAAAAATCAGATGCTCTTATAGCCACCATCAGATTTAAAGATTTAAATAGGAATTTGACTGCATTGGAAGATCTTCTAAATAGTCAAATATTTATACGTTGTACCAATAGAAAATTAGGTAACCATGATCCTCTACAACAATTATTTTACAGTAAACTACAAGAGGTAGCCGCCATATCAGCACCCATACAATTGTTTTATATACAGGAAGATGCTGAATTGGGTAAACTTGGAAATATTATTGCAGAATGTGACCGCATAAGATTATTGAACCAACAGGGCCACAAAGAATTTTATCAAGAAGTGCGTTGGACTCACGAAGAGGCTGCTACTACAAGAGATGGCATCGATATAGCCTCCGCTGATCTTTCGCAAAGTGAAATAGCCGGATTTGGAATCGGTAAAGATTGGGAAGCAATCTCTCTGCTATCTAAATGGAATATGGGAAGTGGCTTAAAGCGAATGTCAATCAAGTCACTAAAAGCTGCATCAGGTATGGTCTTGGTAACAATACCTCATTTTAATGCAGAAGCACTATTGGAGGCCGGACAGGCAATTGAGCGCATGATGTTGTTTTGTACTGCTGAAAAAATTTCCGTTCATCCAATGCTTTCTCCCATATTTTTTCTTAATAAATTGAAACAAGGTGATCTTCAAGGATTAACTCAGGACAATATAAAATTATTGAAAGAATTAAGCAAAGAATTTAGGAACATTTTTGGTATTGATGAAGGCATACATTCGTCAGCAGATTTAGTATTTCTAATGAAGCTTTCAAAAGCCGATCCTTCTGAAATAAAATCATTGAGAAAACCTAAAAATGAATTGTTTATAAATTTTGATCAAAATAATTAG